In a single window of the Halobaculum lipolyticum genome:
- a CDS encoding NOP5/NOP56 family protein, with translation MTTDDGDAAGDAPGDADGDPGTVAWFAVGDDESPAERVRHGSAPAPADWPTLAVESGVAADEEEYYARLREATVSATRAAVDERERADDRQLLHAVRAMDDAERVANELAERVSEWAGTLFPDGGTGVDGCRAVAERDPEGPAEERVVSLATRVADLADEADELAAFIESRAPVAAPNLAALAGPVLAARLISLAGGLETLAKKPSGTLQVLGAEDALFAHLRGHGSSPKHGIIYTHEYVRGTRPEDRGSASRALAGKLTIAARIDHYAGDYRPELEAELDERMRTIRARAPDANADGADGADGGDADE, from the coding sequence ATGACCACAGACGACGGCGACGCCGCGGGCGACGCTCCCGGTGACGCCGACGGCGACCCCGGGACTGTGGCGTGGTTCGCCGTCGGCGACGACGAGTCGCCGGCCGAGCGCGTCCGCCACGGCTCCGCTCCGGCGCCCGCCGACTGGCCGACGCTCGCGGTCGAGTCGGGCGTCGCCGCCGACGAGGAGGAGTACTACGCACGGCTCCGCGAGGCGACCGTCTCGGCGACCCGCGCCGCGGTCGACGAGCGCGAGCGCGCCGACGACCGCCAACTGCTCCACGCGGTGCGCGCGATGGACGACGCAGAGCGCGTCGCCAACGAACTCGCCGAGCGCGTCTCCGAGTGGGCGGGCACGCTGTTCCCGGACGGGGGCACCGGCGTCGACGGCTGTCGCGCCGTCGCGGAACGCGACCCGGAGGGACCGGCCGAGGAGCGCGTCGTCTCGCTGGCGACGCGCGTCGCCGACCTCGCCGACGAGGCCGACGAGTTGGCGGCGTTCATCGAGTCGCGCGCCCCCGTCGCCGCGCCGAACCTCGCGGCGCTGGCCGGGCCGGTGCTCGCGGCGCGACTGATCTCGCTGGCCGGCGGGCTGGAGACGCTCGCGAAGAAACCCTCCGGGACGCTGCAGGTGCTCGGCGCCGAGGACGCGCTGTTCGCGCACCTCCGCGGTCACGGCTCCTCCCCGAAACACGGGATCATCTACACCCACGAGTACGTGCGCGGCACCCGGCCCGAGGACCGCGGCTCCGCCTCGCGCGCGCTCGCCGGGAAACTGACCATCGCCGCCCGCATCGACCACTACGCGGGCGACTACCGCCCCGAGTTGGAGGCGGAGTTGGACGAGCGGATGCGCACCATCCGGGCGCGAGCACCCGACGCGAACGCCGACGGTGCCGACGGTGCCGACGGGGGTGACGCCGATGAGTGA
- a CDS encoding universal stress protein, with amino-acid sequence MYEDILLATNGGVASIEATEHALELAADRARLLDDLDVAVDRQATLHALFVVDEAAITTYSGDEYVDGHEGPEYGFEDLWEETLADVRERGEAAGVAVETHLLHGTPEETILDVADDVDADLIVAGSQRRPDEYRMLVGSVTERVVRASDRPVLVVKTPVDEAGEPLV; translated from the coding sequence ATGTACGAAGACATCCTGTTGGCGACCAACGGCGGCGTCGCGTCGATCGAAGCGACCGAGCACGCCCTGGAGTTGGCGGCCGACCGCGCGCGGCTGCTCGACGACCTCGACGTCGCGGTCGACCGGCAGGCGACGCTGCACGCGCTGTTCGTCGTCGACGAGGCCGCGATCACGACGTACTCGGGCGACGAGTACGTCGACGGCCACGAGGGACCGGAGTACGGCTTCGAGGACCTGTGGGAGGAGACGCTCGCGGACGTCCGCGAGCGCGGCGAGGCCGCCGGCGTCGCCGTCGAGACACACCTCCTGCACGGCACGCCCGAGGAGACGATCCTCGACGTCGCCGACGACGTCGACGCGGACCTGATCGTCGCCGGGAGCCAGCGTCGCCCGGACGAGTACCGGATGCTCGTCGGGAGCGTCACCGAGCGCGTCGTCCGCGCGAGCGACCGGCCGGTGCTGGTGGTGAAGACGCCCGTCGACGAGGCGGGCGAGCCGCTCGTCTGA
- a CDS encoding acyl-CoA thioesterase — MVSLLDTYIENRERVQPDDTNNYDIAHGGNVAKWMDEVGAMSAMRLAGSPCVTASIDRLDFARPIPRGDTCVIESYVYETGRTSVRVRLRAFRETPETGERELTTEATFVFVALDADRKPTPVPDLAVDTDREEELRRAALAAEPEETDR; from the coding sequence GTGGTCAGCCTCCTCGACACGTACATCGAGAACCGCGAGCGCGTCCAGCCCGACGACACGAACAACTACGACATCGCCCACGGCGGCAACGTCGCCAAGTGGATGGACGAGGTCGGCGCGATGTCGGCGATGCGGCTGGCGGGCAGCCCCTGCGTCACCGCCAGCATCGACCGCCTCGACTTCGCGCGACCGATCCCCCGCGGCGACACGTGCGTCATCGAGTCGTACGTGTACGAGACGGGGCGCACCTCCGTTCGGGTCCGCCTGCGGGCGTTTCGCGAGACGCCGGAGACGGGCGAGCGCGAACTGACGACCGAAGCGACGTTCGTGTTCGTCGCGCTCGACGCCGACCGCAAGCCGACGCCGGTCCCGGACCTCGCGGTCGACACCGACCGCGAGGAGGAACTCCGGCGGGCGGCGCTGGCGGCCGAACCCGAGGAGACGGACCGGTAG
- a CDS encoding fibrillarin-like rRNA/tRNA 2'-O-methyltransferase, whose translation MSDDAPALPAGVERRAFDGRERLCTRGEPVYGEPTDDGWRAWDAGRSKLGAMLSLGMDTGLAGGETVLYLGAANGTTVSHVADFAGPTYAVEFSPRPVRDLLDACEPRPRLFPLLKDARRPETYAHVVERDCDVLVQDVATRGQADVAVRNRQFLADDGRLLLAVKARSEDVAADPDEVFAAVLDDLREAYEVLETRSLDRFHEDHLGVVATPK comes from the coding sequence ATGAGTGACGACGCCCCCGCCCTCCCCGCGGGCGTCGAGCGCCGCGCGTTCGACGGTCGCGAGCGGCTCTGCACCCGGGGCGAGCCGGTGTACGGCGAGCCGACCGACGACGGATGGCGCGCGTGGGACGCCGGGCGCTCGAAGCTCGGGGCGATGCTGTCGCTCGGGATGGACACCGGGCTGGCGGGCGGCGAGACGGTGCTGTACCTCGGCGCGGCCAACGGGACGACCGTCAGCCACGTCGCCGACTTCGCCGGGCCGACGTACGCCGTCGAGTTCTCGCCGCGCCCGGTGCGGGACCTGCTCGACGCCTGCGAGCCGCGGCCGCGGCTGTTCCCCCTCCTCAAGGACGCCCGCCGCCCGGAGACGTACGCCCACGTCGTCGAGCGCGACTGCGACGTGCTCGTGCAGGACGTGGCGACCCGCGGGCAGGCCGACGTGGCGGTGCGGAACCGACAGTTCCTCGCCGACGACGGACGGCTGCTGCTGGCGGTGAAGGCGCGCTCGGAGGACGTCGCCGCCGACCCCGACGAGGTGTTCGCGGCGGTGCTCGACGACCTCCGGGAGGCGTACGAGGTGCTGGAGACGCGGTCGCTGGACCGTTTCCACGAGGACCACCTCGGCGTCGTCGCGACGCCGAAG
- a CDS encoding pyridoxal-phosphate-dependent aminotransferase family protein, translating into MHQPELDPVEAPDVGELTPPDRTLMGPGPSDVHPRVLRAMSTPLVGHLDPSFVEIMDETQELLRYAFRTDNRWTIPVSGTGSASMEAAIGNLVEPGDTMLVPTNGYFGGRMAEMARRAGGDVVEVDAPWGEPLDPVDVETAFDEHQPDVFGFVHAETSTGVLQPDVPELTDIAHAHDAFVIADCVTSLGGVPLEVDEWDVDAAYSGPQKCLSCPPGASPLTLNDRAMDKVLSREEPARSWYLDLSLLEGYWGEERAYHHTAPITNVYALREALRLVAEEGIEARWARHRETAGALKAGLQAMGLEMNAADEFWLPSLNAVRVPAGVDDGAVIDDLLEHYDLEIASGLGDLAGEIFRIGCMGRSARPSNVSLLVSALGQTLADHGADVDVGAGVEMTARRL; encoded by the coding sequence ATGCACCAGCCGGAACTCGACCCCGTCGAGGCGCCCGACGTGGGCGAACTCACCCCGCCCGACCGCACGCTGATGGGACCGGGCCCCAGCGACGTCCACCCGCGCGTGCTCCGCGCGATGAGCACGCCGCTCGTCGGCCACCTCGACCCGTCGTTCGTCGAGATCATGGACGAGACGCAGGAACTGCTCCGGTACGCGTTCCGCACCGACAACCGGTGGACCATCCCCGTGTCGGGCACCGGATCGGCGTCGATGGAGGCCGCCATCGGCAACCTCGTCGAGCCGGGCGACACGATGCTCGTGCCGACGAACGGCTACTTCGGCGGCCGGATGGCCGAGATGGCCCGTCGCGCCGGCGGCGACGTGGTCGAGGTGGACGCGCCGTGGGGCGAGCCGCTCGACCCCGTCGACGTGGAGACCGCCTTCGACGAGCACCAGCCCGACGTGTTCGGCTTCGTCCACGCGGAGACGTCGACGGGCGTGCTCCAGCCCGACGTGCCCGAACTCACCGACATCGCACACGCCCACGACGCGTTCGTGATCGCCGACTGCGTCACCTCGCTGGGCGGCGTCCCGCTGGAGGTCGACGAGTGGGACGTCGACGCGGCGTACTCCGGCCCGCAGAAGTGCCTGTCGTGCCCGCCGGGGGCGTCGCCGCTGACGCTGAACGACCGCGCGATGGACAAGGTCCTCTCCCGCGAGGAGCCGGCCCGCTCGTGGTACCTCGACCTCTCGCTGCTGGAGGGGTACTGGGGCGAGGAGCGCGCGTACCACCACACCGCGCCGATCACCAACGTCTACGCGCTGCGGGAGGCGCTGCGACTCGTCGCCGAGGAGGGCATCGAGGCGCGCTGGGCGCGCCACCGCGAGACGGCCGGCGCGCTGAAGGCGGGGCTGCAGGCGATGGGGCTGGAGATGAACGCCGCCGACGAGTTCTGGCTCCCGAGCCTCAACGCCGTGCGCGTCCCGGCGGGCGTCGACGACGGCGCCGTGATCGACGACCTGCTGGAGCACTACGATCTGGAGATCGCGTCCGGGCTGGGCGACCTGGCCGGCGAGATCTTCCGGATCGGGTGCATGGGCCGCTCGGCACGCCCGAGCAACGTCTCCTTGCTCGTGTCCGCGCTCGGCCAGACGCTCGCCGACCACGGCGCCGACGTGGACGTGGGCGCCGGCGTCGAGATGACCGCTCGGCGGCTGTAA
- a CDS encoding pyridoxamine 5'-phosphate oxidase family protein, which yields MSTLAPLRDRLDGLALSAHLATAVDDRPHVAPVWFVLDDEADALWLFTGGKKLRNVDRNPRVALSVESADRAGTVDWQATLLGTARRVDDPERAAWVEGRLAATYAMHEADPDALAGDDDSDGGTTASSEGLVRVDVGSVSVTDF from the coding sequence GTGTCAACGCTCGCCCCGCTCCGCGACCGGCTCGACGGGCTCGCGCTGTCGGCCCACCTCGCGACCGCCGTCGACGACCGCCCGCACGTGGCGCCGGTGTGGTTCGTCCTCGACGACGAGGCGGACGCGCTGTGGCTGTTCACCGGCGGGAAGAAACTGAGGAACGTCGACCGCAACCCTCGGGTCGCGCTGTCGGTGGAGTCGGCCGACCGAGCGGGCACTGTCGACTGGCAGGCGACGCTGCTCGGCACGGCTCGCCGGGTCGACGACCCCGAACGGGCGGCGTGGGTCGAGGGCCGCTTGGCGGCGACGTACGCGATGCACGAGGCCGACCCGGACGCGCTCGCGGGCGACGACGACTCCGACGGGGGGACGACGGCGTCCAGCGAGGGACTCGTTCGCGTCGACGTGGGGAGCGTCTCGGTGACCGACTTCTGA
- a CDS encoding MFS transporter, with protein sequence MTDSSASHLQFWTLYLSRFAGGFGSISLIILFPKLAADLGIEGVGAGLFYTVYTLAQTVMVVPLAWAGDRYDKRLVLLGTLGVGVATYGAFAFAVTEPQLLAVRAAQGIVFTGMGLMTLGLVGELATHGTRANRIGRANAAAFAASIVGGLSAGFLYDYFGGAREVFLIISGLYVLTFGATALLLSADDTRIEGFPFSDLAVNRRILTLTSFRAQYAVAVTLVRNWIPFFAGYAAINGGLAYPAFAVAVITVSEKFTNMIFQPFTGRLSDSAGRALFVFAGGGAYGVVALAVPFTPRIGAALGLPSSFPVVGAVSAAFVPLVLLNCGLGIADSFREPASMALFADEGSDGDGVASSFGIRELVWRPGSVVAPVVGGWLMANVGMDSVFYLGGGFAVLGAVTFLGVLWRFHGANALGEW encoded by the coding sequence GTGACCGACTCCTCGGCCTCGCACCTCCAGTTCTGGACGCTGTACCTCTCGCGGTTCGCCGGCGGGTTCGGGAGCATCTCGCTGATCATCCTCTTCCCGAAGCTGGCGGCCGACCTCGGCATCGAGGGCGTGGGCGCCGGGCTGTTCTACACCGTCTACACGTTGGCCCAGACCGTGATGGTCGTCCCGCTGGCGTGGGCGGGGGACCGGTACGACAAGCGGCTCGTCCTGCTCGGCACGCTCGGGGTCGGCGTCGCCACCTACGGCGCGTTCGCCTTCGCCGTGACCGAGCCACAACTGCTGGCCGTCCGTGCCGCTCAAGGCATCGTCTTCACCGGGATGGGGCTGATGACGCTCGGACTCGTCGGCGAACTCGCCACCCACGGCACCCGCGCCAACCGCATCGGCCGGGCCAACGCCGCCGCCTTCGCGGCCTCCATCGTCGGCGGCCTGTCCGCGGGGTTCCTCTACGACTACTTCGGCGGCGCCCGCGAGGTGTTCCTGATCATCTCCGGGCTGTACGTCCTCACGTTCGGCGCGACCGCGCTACTGCTGTCCGCCGACGACACCCGCATCGAGGGGTTCCCGTTCTCCGATCTGGCCGTGAACCGCCGCATCCTCACGCTCACCTCCTTCCGCGCGCAGTACGCCGTCGCCGTCACGCTCGTCCGCAACTGGATCCCCTTCTTCGCGGGGTACGCGGCGATCAACGGCGGGCTCGCCTACCCGGCGTTCGCGGTCGCCGTCATCACCGTCTCCGAGAAGTTCACCAACATGATCTTCCAGCCGTTCACCGGTCGCCTCTCCGACTCCGCGGGCCGCGCGCTGTTCGTGTTCGCCGGCGGCGGCGCCTACGGGGTCGTCGCGCTCGCGGTACCGTTCACCCCGAGGATCGGCGCCGCGCTCGGGCTGCCTTCGTCGTTCCCGGTCGTCGGCGCCGTCTCGGCCGCGTTCGTCCCGCTCGTGCTGCTCAACTGCGGGCTGGGCATCGCCGACAGCTTCCGCGAGCCGGCCAGTATGGCGCTGTTCGCCGACGAGGGCAGCGACGGCGACGGCGTCGCCTCCAGCTTCGGCATCCGCGAACTCGTCTGGCGCCCCGGGTCGGTGGTCGCTCCGGTCGTCGGCGGCTGGCTGATGGCGAACGTCGGGATGGACTCGGTGTTCTACCTCGGGGGCGGGTTCGCCGTCCTCGGCGCGGTCACCTTCCTCGGCGTGCTGTGGCGCTTCCACGGCGCGAACGCGCTCGGCGAGTGGTAG
- a CDS encoding PRC-barrel domain-containing protein → MHADATPQEITTLVGREVYSNNGVFVGEVEDVRLDLDGQAVTGLALSQLSDELFATRIEAGKGVMIPYRWVRAVGDVILINDTIERLKDDSGEEASA, encoded by the coding sequence ATGCACGCAGACGCGACGCCACAGGAGATCACGACGCTCGTCGGGCGCGAGGTCTACTCCAACAACGGCGTCTTCGTGGGGGAAGTCGAGGACGTCCGCCTCGACTTGGACGGGCAGGCCGTCACGGGGCTGGCGCTGTCGCAACTGAGCGACGAACTGTTCGCGACCCGGATCGAGGCGGGCAAGGGCGTGATGATCCCGTACCGGTGGGTGCGCGCCGTCGGCGACGTGATCCTCATCAACGACACCATCGAGCGGCTGAAGGACGACTCGGGCGAGGAAGCGAGCGCGTAA
- a CDS encoding LutC/YkgG family protein, with the protein MTADTVQTFVANAERHHATVHRVARDEVAATVAESVDPPAVGVRLPWDLALPDSVATDPTPSELDAANTGVTAASLAVADYGTVVLESDAAGSESVSLFPERHVAVVRAGDVVPGMREAVGRLGDRLRDGASAVLATGPSATADMGELVIGAHGPREVEVVVVEGGDDE; encoded by the coding sequence ATGACCGCGGACACCGTCCAGACGTTCGTCGCCAACGCCGAGCGACACCACGCGACCGTCCACCGTGTCGCCCGCGACGAGGTCGCGGCGACCGTCGCGGAGTCGGTCGACCCGCCCGCCGTCGGGGTCCGCCTCCCGTGGGACCTCGCGTTGCCCGACTCGGTCGCCACGGACCCGACACCGTCCGAGCTAGACGCCGCGAACACGGGGGTCACCGCCGCGAGCCTCGCCGTCGCCGACTACGGCACGGTCGTGTTGGAGTCGGACGCCGCCGGCAGCGAGTCCGTCTCGCTGTTCCCCGAACGCCACGTCGCGGTGGTGCGCGCCGGAGACGTCGTTCCCGGGATGCGCGAGGCGGTCGGCCGGCTCGGCGACCGCCTCCGCGACGGCGCGAGCGCGGTGCTGGCGACCGGGCCGTCGGCGACCGCCGACATGGGCGAGTTGGTGATCGGCGCCCACGGACCCCGGGAGGTCGAGGTCGTCGTCGTCGAGGGAGGCGACGATGAGTAA
- a CDS encoding DHH family phosphoesterase has translation MSTAVTVSSMSTYAILGCGSVGHAVADELTDEGKDVLILDRDESRVEALRDQDLNAQVQDIAEQGVVEAVADRDVILILSSDVDANKEAVRAIREHGSDQYVVVRASDPVSEDELADLGADVVINPSTVIADSALRSLESGELEYKARQLADILRATTGKLAILAHDNPDPDSIAAAVALKAIAAEYDVEADILYDGEIGHQENRAFVNTLGIELHARDDARPLAEYGALALVDYAETGGNDIDADVDVYIDHDEPETVIDAAFTDIRKNVSATSTILTKYLQEFDLSPGETVATALLYGIRAETVDFKRDTTPADLTAAAYLHPFANHDTLEDVESPSMSPETLDVLAEAIQNREVHGSHLISNAGFVRDREALAQAAQQLLNLEGITTSAVFGIAEDTITLAARSKDIRINIGNVLRDGFSDVGEAAGHSKQGTAEIPLGLFTGIETTESNRDTLLQLSEEAVRKKLFDAMGVESSAGSGSSEPSNGS, from the coding sequence ATGAGCACCGCGGTCACCGTCTCCTCGATGTCGACCTACGCCATCCTCGGGTGTGGGAGCGTCGGCCACGCGGTCGCCGACGAGTTGACCGACGAGGGGAAGGACGTGCTGATCCTCGACCGCGACGAGTCCCGCGTCGAGGCGCTGCGCGACCAGGACCTCAACGCCCAGGTACAGGACATCGCCGAGCAGGGCGTCGTCGAGGCGGTCGCCGACCGGGACGTCATCCTCATCCTCTCGTCGGACGTGGACGCGAACAAGGAGGCGGTCCGCGCCATCCGCGAGCACGGCAGCGACCAGTACGTGGTCGTGCGCGCCTCCGACCCGGTCAGCGAGGACGAACTCGCCGACCTGGGTGCGGACGTGGTGATCAATCCCTCGACGGTGATCGCCGACTCCGCGCTCCGATCGCTCGAATCGGGCGAGTTGGAGTACAAGGCGCGTCAGCTGGCGGACATCCTCCGCGCGACGACGGGGAAGTTGGCGATCCTCGCCCACGACAACCCCGACCCCGACTCCATCGCCGCCGCGGTGGCGCTGAAGGCGATCGCCGCCGAGTACGACGTCGAGGCGGACATCCTCTACGACGGCGAGATCGGCCACCAAGAGAACCGCGCGTTCGTCAACACCCTCGGCATCGAGCTGCACGCGCGCGACGACGCCCGGCCGCTCGCCGAGTACGGCGCGCTCGCGCTCGTCGACTACGCGGAGACCGGCGGGAACGACATCGACGCCGACGTCGACGTGTACATCGACCACGACGAGCCGGAGACCGTCATCGACGCCGCGTTCACCGACATCCGCAAGAACGTTTCCGCCACGTCCACGATCCTCACGAAGTACCTGCAGGAGTTCGACCTCTCGCCGGGCGAGACGGTCGCGACGGCGCTGCTGTACGGCATCCGCGCGGAGACGGTCGACTTCAAACGCGACACCACGCCCGCGGACCTGACCGCCGCGGCGTACCTCCACCCGTTCGCGAACCACGACACGCTGGAGGACGTGGAGTCGCCGAGCATGAGCCCCGAGACGCTGGACGTGCTCGCGGAGGCGATCCAGAACCGCGAGGTCCACGGCAGCCACCTCATCTCCAACGCGGGGTTCGTCCGCGACCGCGAGGCGCTCGCGCAGGCGGCCCAACAGCTGCTGAACCTCGAGGGGATCACCACCTCCGCGGTGTTCGGCATCGCCGAGGACACCATCACCCTCGCCGCGCGCTCGAAGGACATCCGGATCAACATCGGCAACGTCCTCCGCGACGGCTTCTCCGACGTCGGCGAGGCCGCGGGCCACTCGAAGCAGGGAACCGCCGAGATCCCGCTCGGCCTGTTCACGGGCATCGAGACGACGGAGTCGAACCGCGACACGCTCCTCCAACTGTCGGAGGAGGCGGTCAGGAAGAAGCTGTTCGACGCGATGGGCGTCGAGAGTTCGGCCGGTTCGGGGTCGAGCGAGCCGAGCAACGGGTCCTGA
- a CDS encoding LUD domain-containing protein, translated as MSKPDSRAEKAARIAHLLETEGDAVAENTRGFNFARYDATEDLDDYEALKREARAIKEDAIERLPELLDDLRGAVEYRGGHLYVAEDAADANAYVSEVVDGANVVKSKSMTTEELELNEALEADGAHVTETDLGEWVLQLADEAPSHIVGPAIHKSREGIADLFAETFDLGDDERPETAEELTRFARERLLAEIREADVGVTGANFLTADSGSMALVTSEGNARKTVVVPDTHVAVAGVEKVVPTVEDLAPFVELIGRSGTGQDVTSYVSLFTPPTPSPPVDFDDADTPMAEPGTAAGDGASEPHPDREFHLVLVDNGRLAMREDEDLKETLYCIRCGACSNSCGNFQSVGGHAFGGETYSGGIATGWEAGVEGLDTAAEFNDLCTGCTRCVPACPVEIDIPWINTVVRDRVNRGADPGTFDPLVEGLTPDDEPAGLDPAKRLFGNFETLARLGSATAPLSNWGATLGPVRAAMDRWLGVARERELPAFERETLVDWFESRGGPRVSEGMARREAVLYPDVYTNHVAVDRGRAAVRTLEALGVRVTVPASAAVGSGRAPLSQGMIETARGKAERCVDALLPAVDAGRDVVVIEPSDLAAFDREYDRLVRDDDAERLAANSYEVLEYVFGLLENGADPGGLTAGDGEAVAYHAHCQQRTLGLEGHTVAVLDRLGYDVTTSETECCGMAGSFGYKSEYYALSMDVGEPLVEQFGDAGRVLASGTSCGEQLDALLGEPAEHPVEAVAPE; from the coding sequence ATGAGTAAGCCCGACAGCCGCGCGGAGAAGGCCGCACGCATCGCGCACCTGTTGGAGACGGAAGGCGACGCCGTCGCAGAGAACACCCGCGGCTTCAACTTCGCGCGCTACGACGCGACCGAGGATCTCGACGACTACGAGGCGTTGAAACGCGAGGCGCGGGCGATCAAGGAGGACGCCATCGAGCGTCTCCCGGAACTGCTCGACGACCTCCGGGGCGCCGTCGAGTACCGTGGCGGGCACCTGTACGTCGCCGAGGACGCCGCCGACGCGAACGCCTACGTCAGCGAGGTCGTCGACGGCGCGAACGTGGTCAAGAGCAAGTCGATGACCACGGAGGAACTGGAGTTGAACGAGGCGCTCGAAGCCGACGGCGCACACGTCACCGAGACGGACCTGGGCGAGTGGGTGCTGCAACTGGCCGACGAGGCGCCGAGCCACATCGTCGGTCCCGCGATCCACAAGTCGCGCGAGGGGATCGCCGACCTGTTCGCCGAGACGTTCGACCTCGGCGACGACGAGCGGCCCGAGACCGCCGAGGAGTTGACGCGCTTCGCCCGCGAGCGACTGCTCGCCGAGATCCGCGAGGCGGACGTCGGCGTGACGGGCGCGAACTTCCTGACGGCCGACTCCGGGTCGATGGCGCTGGTCACGAGCGAGGGGAACGCCCGCAAGACGGTCGTCGTCCCCGACACCCACGTCGCCGTCGCCGGCGTGGAGAAGGTGGTCCCGACCGTCGAGGACCTCGCGCCGTTCGTGGAACTGATCGGTCGCTCGGGCACCGGGCAGGACGTCACCTCCTACGTGTCGCTGTTCACGCCGCCGACGCCGTCGCCGCCGGTCGACTTCGACGACGCCGACACCCCGATGGCCGAACCCGGCACTGCCGCCGGCGACGGCGCGAGCGAGCCGCACCCCGACCGGGAGTTCCACCTCGTGCTCGTCGACAACGGCCGCCTCGCGATGCGCGAGGACGAGGACCTGAAGGAGACGCTGTACTGCATCCGCTGTGGCGCCTGTTCGAACTCCTGCGGGAACTTCCAGTCGGTCGGCGGCCACGCCTTCGGCGGCGAGACGTACTCCGGCGGCATCGCTACGGGCTGGGAGGCGGGGGTCGAGGGACTGGACACCGCCGCCGAGTTCAACGACCTCTGTACCGGCTGTACCCGCTGTGTCCCCGCCTGTCCGGTGGAGATAGACATCCCGTGGATCAACACCGTCGTCCGCGACCGGGTCAACCGCGGCGCGGACCCGGGCACCTTCGATCCGCTCGTCGAGGGGCTGACGCCGGACGACGAGCCGGCCGGACTCGACCCCGCGAAACGGCTGTTCGGCAACTTCGAGACGCTCGCGAGGCTGGGGAGCGCGACCGCGCCGCTGTCGAACTGGGGCGCGACCCTCGGTCCCGTGCGTGCGGCGATGGACCGCTGGCTCGGCGTCGCCCGCGAACGCGAGTTGCCCGCCTTCGAGCGCGAGACGCTCGTCGACTGGTTCGAGTCGCGGGGCGGCCCGCGAGTGAGCGAGGGGATGGCCCGGCGGGAGGCAGTGCTGTACCCCGACGTCTACACGAACCACGTCGCCGTCGACCGCGGGAGGGCCGCGGTGCGAACGCTCGAAGCACTCGGCGTCCGCGTGACAGTGCCCGCGTCGGCTGCGGTCGGGAGCGGCCGCGCGCCGCTGTCCCAGGGGATGATCGAGACGGCCCGAGGCAAGGCCGAACGCTGTGTCGACGCGCTGTTGCCCGCGGTCGACGCCGGCCGCGACGTGGTGGTGATCGAGCCGAGCGACCTGGCCGCGTTCGACCGCGAGTACGACCGACTCGTCCGGGACGACGACGCGGAGCGGCTCGCCGCGAACAGCTACGAGGTGCTGGAGTACGTGTTCGGCCTGCTGGAGAACGGGGCCGACCCGGGCGGCTTGACCGCCGGCGACGGCGAGGCGGTCGCGTACCACGCCCACTGCCAACAGCGGACGCTCGGACTCGAGGGCCACACCGTCGCCGTGTTGGATCGACTCGGCTACGACGTGACGACGTCGGAGACGGAGTGTTGCGGCATGGCCGGGAGCTTCGGCTACAAGTCGGAGTACTACGCCCTCTCGATGGACGTCGGCGAGCCGCTGGTCGAGCAGTTCGGGGACGCCGGACGCGTCCTCGCTTCGGGCACCTCCTGCGGCGAACAGTTGGACGCGCTCCTCGGCGAGCCGGCGGAACACCCCGTCGAGGCGGTCGCGCCGGAGTGA